A window of the Parambassis ranga chromosome 17, fParRan2.1, whole genome shotgun sequence genome harbors these coding sequences:
- the LOC114450159 gene encoding G-protein coupled receptor 55 isoform X2, translating to MRYVELIIYLPIFIIGVVVNAAALLVFCVFLRKWTETTIYMTSLALMDTLLLLPLPFKMHATNHQWPASFQLICSTLESLYFVGIYGSIYTIMCIAVDRWVAICHPFKAKQLRSPRAALVTCVVVWFVVLSSLSPTIYRFRKDEEKAFQCFHRFSEAGWSPPLIICVQVFGFLLPALVVVYCSVHTIWTLQQSGQRSAQSRACVKIIFSSLIAFLLPFTPSHLGIFLQFLVRQKIILDCGAQSSISLFIQVTMCLSNVTCCLDAFCYYFIAHEVRSSKHSFRMTSQRRATFSTSEV from the exons ATGAGATACGTGGAGCTGATCATCTACTTGCCCATATTCATCATTGGTGTTGTTGTCAATGCTGCGGCACTGTTGGTGTTTTGCGTTTTTCTGCGAAAGTGGACCGAGACAACAATCTACATGACCAGCCTGGCTCTGATggacacactcctcctcctgcctcttcCCTTCAAAATGCATGCCACTAACCACCAGTGGCCTGCAAGCTTCCAGCTGATCTGTTCCACCTTGGAAAGCCTGTATTTTGTTGGGATATATGGAAGCATCTACACTATTATGTGCATAGCTGTGGACAGATGGGTGGCTATTTGTCACCCGTTCAAAGCCAAGCAGCTGCGCTCACCCAGAGCAGCGCTGGTAACCTGTGTGGTGGTCTGGTTTGTGGTGCTTTCATCATTGTCTCCAACTATCTACCGCTTCAGGAAGGACGAGGAGAAGGCGTTTCAATGCTTCCACAGGTTTTCGGAGGCAGGCTGGAGCCCTCCACTGATCATCTGCGTGCAGGTGTTTGGGTTTCTGCTTCCTGCGCTGGTGGTGGTTTACTGTTCAGTTCATACCATCTGGACTTTGCAGCAGTCGGGCCAGCGCAGCGCCCAGAGCCGGGCCTGTGTGAAGATCATCTTCAGCAGCCTGATCGCCTTCCTGCTGCCTTTCACCCCGAGCCACCTGGGCATCTTTCTGCAATTCCTG GTACGCCAAAAAATTATTTTGGACTGTGGGGCCCAGAGCAGCATCAGCCTGTTCATACAGGTCACCATGTGTCTCTCCAATGTCACCTGCTGTCTGGATGCTTTTTGTTACTACTTCATCGCCCACGAGGTGAGGAGCAGCAAACACTCCTTCAGGATGACAAGCCAGAGAAGAGCCACCTTCAGCACATCAGAGGTCTGA
- the gigyf2 gene encoding GRB10-interacting GYF protein 2 isoform X1, with the protein MAETQTLNFGPEWLRALSGGGGSGGGGNSNAVASPPLSPALPKYKLADYRYGREEMLALYVKDNKIPIDLQDKEFLPILQEEPLPPLALVSFTEEEQRNFSMSVNSAAVLRLTGRGGGPIVGAPRGRSTSRGRGRGRGDGGFYQRSFDDVEGFGRGGREMHRSQSWEERGDRRFEKPGRKDPDAAPGHFQINHIRGNYEDGGTGLPRKHDFTRSESENWRTSRDDQNGEDDEGGWRLAGSRRDSDRWCPPSPDGARPAGWREHPDQRRRFPFDAREDERGYRRPRSGSGSLDDERDSLPEWCLEDADEEAGTFDSSGAFLSLKKAPKEPILEEVELDFKPLDECEEALEEDSQPRETKEMETEAKREADRKELARLSEEAPPVAPPVAPPVLEPQAPIQSLSSTQPCRTEEPERPAERQPPLELHPEPCKVPLHVPMSNSMLESLPMTHISTTLAEISAPSPTIQLPQQKPIEVPVAMNNPLNFSSSIMAPIGRPSIVPHDTDEDEGLKHFEQEAEKMVAYLQDSGVDDDRLAAKTSEKPKPAGLPLTHEAALKWFYKDPQGEIQGPFSNQEMTEWFQAGYFTMSLLVKRGCDEVFQPLGEIMKIWGRVPFTPGPAPPPLQGDGDQERLKRQQELTALNLYQLQQLQYQYLLRQQYAQALAQQKAAALSSAPIQQQQQHQQQINLLLQQYQALKMRASESLLPPVTRSLSVPDSGSVWEMQNPSSQASCTPNLQAAQSTWDGSSVWDLPIDSLAQAPTIEQMQQLEKAKSAKLELERREAELRVKREEEERKRLEEALRARQEEERKRMEEEELARQKQEEALRRQREQEEAQRRQKEEEERLAQEEALRRLEERRREEEERKKREDFLRKQEEERRKQEELEALRKREEEKRAEEEAAAAAAAAALAQQQEEQKRREQEVQRLQELQRQRQQQQEALRRLQQQQQQQQQLAQMKLPSSSKWGQQTPNTINQTQNALSLAEIQKLEEERERQAREEQRRQQQELLKLQQQQALQQAQQSHAKLSGWGNMGKPPVVTKSLVEIQREEAQQMKQRKEQQQQQQQQHATVTQQTRTQNRTTSLSNSVWGAVTASSCTNWGSDSSSIWGDTHNSNMGFWDEAAKEAVPPPAPTKKGNAQKNNKGNANLSNSLSGRANKKVEEEEKLLKLFQGVNKSQQDTFMQWCEQTLHTLNTANNLDVPTFASFLKEVESPYEVHDYARAYLGDTPEAKDFAKQFLERRAKQNANQQKQAPQNQQQTLKQQQQQDSVWGGTGSSSLYQSNHTSGQQQPRFETVTSGKKKKKQKMVRADPSLLGFSVNASSERLNMGEIETLEDF; encoded by the exons ATGGCTGAAACCCAGACACTTAACTTTGGACCAGAATG GCTCCGTGCCCTGTCTGGAGGTGGAGGCAGCGGTGGTGGTGGAAACAGCAATGCTGTTGCCTCTCCACCCCTCTCACCTGCATTGCCAAAGTATAAACTTGCAGATTATCGCTATGGGAGAGAAGAAATGTTAGCACTTTATGTAAAGGATAAcaag ATCCCTATAGACCTACAGGATAAGGAGTTCCTGCCCATATTGCAAGAGGAGCCCTTGCCACCTCTGGCACTCGTGTCCTTTACAGAGGAAGAACAG AGAAATTTTTCCATGTCCGTAAACAGTGCAGCTGTACTCCGACTGACAGGACGAGGAGGCGGACCCATAGTGGGGGCACCAAGAGGCAGAAGTACCTCAAGGGGTAGAG GCCGAGGAAGAGGAGATGGGGGATTTTACCAAAGAAGTTTTGATGATGTGGAAGGTTTTGGTcgtggagggagggagatgcATCGCTCCCAAAGCTGGGAAGAAAG GGGAGACAGAAGGTTTGAAAAGCCAGGTCGAAAAGACCCAG ATGCTGCTCCGGGACATTTTCAGATTAATCATA tcagaGGAAACTATGAAGACGGTGGAACAGGACTACCCCGGAAGCACGACTTTACACGCTCAGAGAGTGAGAACTGGCGTACGTCTCGTGATGATCAGaatggtgaggatgatgagggggGCTGGCGACTGGCAGGTTCTCGGCGGGACAGTGACCGGTGGTGCCCCCCAAGCCCAG ATGGAGCTCGGCCAGCCGGGTGGCGGGAACACCCAGACCAACGTCGTCGCTTCCCATTTGATGCAAGAGAAGACGAGCGTGGCTATAGGAGGCCACGGTCAGGCAGCGGTAGCCTGGACGACGAGAGGGACAGTCTGCCAGAATGGTGTCTGGAGGACGCAGATGAGGAGGCAGGCACCTTTGACTCGTCAGgagcctttctctctctcaag AAAGCTCCCAAGGAGCCTATCCTGGAAGAGGTGGAACTTGACTTTAAACCCTTGGATGAGTGTGAAGAGGCTCTGGAGGAGGACAGTCAGCCAAGAGAGACCAAAGAGATGGAAACAGAGGCCAAAAGAGAAGCTGACAGAAAAG AGTTGGCCAGACTGTCAGAGGAAGCTCCACCTGTCGCTCCACCTGTTGCTCCCCCAGTCTTGGAGCCCCAGGCTCCTATCCAGTCTTTGTCCTCTACTCAGCCCTGCAGAACAGAAGAGCCTGAAAGGCCAGCTGAAAGACAGCCTCCCCTGGAGCTCCACCCAGAACCCTGCAAAGTCCCCCTGCACGTCCCCATGTCTAATAGCATGCTGGAGTCCCTTCCTATGACCCACATTTCCACGACACTTGCAG AAATATCTGCTCCATCACCCACCATCCAGCTACCACAACAGAAACCCATAGAGGTTCCTGTGGCAATGAACAATCCATTAAATTTCTCCTCAAGTATAATGGCACCTATTGGCAGGCCCTCCATTGTGCCACACGacactgatgaagatgagggaTTAAAACACTTTGAGCAA GAGGCAGAAAAGATGGTAGCATACCTACAAGACAGTGGAGTGGATGATGACAGACTTGCAGCAAAAACTTCAGAGAAGCCCAAGCCTGCAGGCCTACCACTTACCCACGAAGCTGCTCTTAAGTGGTTTTACAAAGATCCCCAGGGGGAGATACAGG GTCCATTCAGTAACCAGGAGATGACAGAGTGGTTTCAGGCTGGTTATTTCACAATGTCTTTATTAGTCAAAAGAGGGTGTGATGAAGTATTTCAGCCTCTGGGCGAGATCATGAAGATCTGGGGGAGGGTACCATTCACTCCTGGTCCTGCACCTCCACCACTACAG GGTGATGGTGATCAAGAGAGGTTGAAGAGGCAGCAGGAGCTCACTGCTCTCAACCTTTATCAGTTACAGCAGCTCCAATATCAATACCTCCTCAG GCAGCAGTATGCCCAGGCCCTGGCccagcagaaagctgcagctctcagctctGCCCCtattcaacagcagcagcagcaccaacagcagATCAACCTGCTTCTACAGCAATATCAGGCTCTTAAGATGAG AGCATCTGAAAGCCTCCTACCTCCTGTTACCCGATCCCTGTCTGTACCAGACTCTGGTTCTGTGTGGGAAATGCAGAACCCGTCCTCTCAGGCTTCCTGCACACCAAACCTCCAAGCTGCCCAAAGca CATGGGATGGCAGCAGCGTATGGGATTTACCCATAGACTCCCTGGCACAAGCTCCAACTATTGAACAGATGCAACAGTTAGAAAAGGCAAAGTCTGCAAAG cTGGAGCTTGAGAGGCGTGAGGCAGAACTGAGAGTCAAacgggaggaagaagagaggaaacGTTTGGAGGAAGCCCTTAGGGCTCGGCAGGAGGAGGAACGAAAACgcatggaggaagaggagctggcACGGCAAAAACAG GAGGAGGCACTGAGGCGGCAAAGGGAGCAAGAGGAGGCACAGCGGAggcaaaaagaggaagaggagagactgGCACAGGAGGAGGCTCTCCGAAGATTAGAAGAAAGgcgaagggaggaggaggagagaaaaaaacggGAAGACTTCCTGCGCAAACAG GAAGAGGAGCGCAGAAAGCAGGAGGAACTGGAGGCACTGCGGAAGCGTGAGGAGGAGAAGCgagcagaggaagaggcagcagccgctgcagcagcagctgctctggcccaacaacaggaggagcagaaaagAAGAGAGCAGGAGGTTCAAagactgcaggagctgcagagacagagacagcagcaacaagagGCCCTCAGGAgactgcagcaacagcagcagcagcagcagcagcttgcacAAATGAAG cttccatcctcttcTAAGTGGGGACAGCAGACACCCAACACCATAAACCAGACTCAGAATGCCCTGTCATTGGCTGAGATCCAGAAActagaagaagagagagagcgacagGCACGGGAAGAG CAACGACGTCAGCAACAAGAGCTGCTGAAACTACAGCAACAGCAGGCCCTGCAGCAGGCTCAGCAGTCCCATGCCAAGCTGTCTGGATGGGGGAACATGGGCAAACCACCAGTTGTTACCAAGTCTTTGGTAGAGATTCAGAGGGAGGAGGCCCAGCAGATGAAACAGCggaaggagcaacaacaacagcaacaacagcaacatgcCACTGTCACCCAACAGACCCGCACTCAAAACAGAACT ACGTCTCTGAGCAATTCAGTGTGGGGGGCTGTTACTGCCAGCAGCTGCACTAACTGGGGCTCAGACTCTAGCAGTATCTGGGGCGACACCCACAACTCAAACATGGGCTTTTGGGATGAGGCTGCGAAGGAGGCTGTCCCGCCACCTGCCCCCACCAAAAAAGGAAATGCACAGAAGAACAACAAGGGCAACGCCAACCTCAG TAATTCTTTGAGTGGGCGAGCCAATAAGAAAgttgaagaggaggagaagctgctAAAGTTGTTCCAAGGTGTCAATAAGAGCCAACAGGACACATTCATGCAGTGGTGTGAGCAAACCCTGCACACCCTCAACACAGCCAACAATCTGGATG TTCCTACATTTGCATCCTTCTTAAAAGAAGTGGAATCTCCATATGAGGTGCATGACTATGCCAGGGCTTACCTGGGGGACACTCCTGAGGCCAAGGACTTTGCCAAGCAATTTCTGGAACGTCGTGCCAAACAGAACGCTAACCAACAGAAACAGGCACCACAGAACCAACAGCAAACCctcaagcagcagcaacagcag GATTCTGTATGGGGAGGAACAGGATCTTCATCACTCTACCAGTCCAACCACACAAgtgggcagcagcagccacGCTTCGAGACCGTCACCtcagggaagaagaaaaagaagcagaagatgGTCCGGGCAGACCCCAGTCTTCTAG gtttttCTGTGAATGCGTCATCTGAGAGACTGAATATGGGAGAGATTGAAACGTTGGAGGACTTTTAA
- the kncn gene encoding kinocilin, whose protein sequence is MNPISPGEYHGLRVGSSLLSIVAGCILIGVSRECDADAVGGIFLGAGGLGLLISIYPFIKAWLNINHILPSFGNFRVHPATPNPAPEQPAETLRREGTQSQLNLERSKSRMGTFVDGGPMPETNPGEGTSSDMPDVLSRRKLKLSSTDQDIP, encoded by the exons ATGAACCCCATCAGCCCTGGGGAGTACCATGGGCTCCGGGTGGGCTCCTCCCTGCTTAGCATCGTGGCAGGCTGCATCCTGATCGGGGTGTCCAGGGAGTGTGATGCTGATGCTGTAGGAGGTATTTTCCTGGGAGCCGGGGGCCTCG GTCTGCTCATATCAATCTACCCCTTCATTAAAGCCTGGCTGAACATCAACCACATTCTTCCATCCTTTG GGAACTTCAGAGTCCACCCTGCGACTCCCAATCCTGCTCCTGAGCAACCAGCTGAGACACTGAGACGAGAAG GGACTCAGAGTCAGTTAAATCTAGAACGTTCTAAGAGTCGTATGGGGACCTTTGTGGATGGCGGACCAATGCCAGAGACCAACCCAGGCGAGGG GACTTCTTCAGACATGCCAGATGTCTTATCGAGACGGAAACTGAAGCTGTCATCTACTGATCAAGACATACCATGA
- the LOC114450159 gene encoding G-protein coupled receptor 55 isoform X1: protein MSDNMTNCSFKEVDDAMRYVELIIYLPIFIIGVVVNAAALLVFCVFLRKWTETTIYMTSLALMDTLLLLPLPFKMHATNHQWPASFQLICSTLESLYFVGIYGSIYTIMCIAVDRWVAICHPFKAKQLRSPRAALVTCVVVWFVVLSSLSPTIYRFRKDEEKAFQCFHRFSEAGWSPPLIICVQVFGFLLPALVVVYCSVHTIWTLQQSGQRSAQSRACVKIIFSSLIAFLLPFTPSHLGIFLQFLVRQKIILDCGAQSSISLFIQVTMCLSNVTCCLDAFCYYFIAHEVRSSKHSFRMTSQRRATFSTSEV, encoded by the exons ATGAG TGACAACATGACAAACTGTTCTTTTAAAGAGGTGGACGACGCCATGAGATACGTGGAGCTGATCATCTACTTGCCCATATTCATCATTGGTGTTGTTGTCAATGCTGCGGCACTGTTGGTGTTTTGCGTTTTTCTGCGAAAGTGGACCGAGACAACAATCTACATGACCAGCCTGGCTCTGATggacacactcctcctcctgcctcttcCCTTCAAAATGCATGCCACTAACCACCAGTGGCCTGCAAGCTTCCAGCTGATCTGTTCCACCTTGGAAAGCCTGTATTTTGTTGGGATATATGGAAGCATCTACACTATTATGTGCATAGCTGTGGACAGATGGGTGGCTATTTGTCACCCGTTCAAAGCCAAGCAGCTGCGCTCACCCAGAGCAGCGCTGGTAACCTGTGTGGTGGTCTGGTTTGTGGTGCTTTCATCATTGTCTCCAACTATCTACCGCTTCAGGAAGGACGAGGAGAAGGCGTTTCAATGCTTCCACAGGTTTTCGGAGGCAGGCTGGAGCCCTCCACTGATCATCTGCGTGCAGGTGTTTGGGTTTCTGCTTCCTGCGCTGGTGGTGGTTTACTGTTCAGTTCATACCATCTGGACTTTGCAGCAGTCGGGCCAGCGCAGCGCCCAGAGCCGGGCCTGTGTGAAGATCATCTTCAGCAGCCTGATCGCCTTCCTGCTGCCTTTCACCCCGAGCCACCTGGGCATCTTTCTGCAATTCCTG GTACGCCAAAAAATTATTTTGGACTGTGGGGCCCAGAGCAGCATCAGCCTGTTCATACAGGTCACCATGTGTCTCTCCAATGTCACCTGCTGTCTGGATGCTTTTTGTTACTACTTCATCGCCCACGAGGTGAGGAGCAGCAAACACTCCTTCAGGATGACAAGCCAGAGAAGAGCCACCTTCAGCACATCAGAGGTCTGA
- the gigyf2 gene encoding GRB10-interacting GYF protein 2 isoform X2, with amino-acid sequence MAETQTLNFGPEWLRALSGGGGSGGGGNSNAVASPPLSPALPKYKLADYRYGREEMLALYVKDNKIPIDLQDKEFLPILQEEPLPPLALVSFTEEEQRNFSMSVNSAAVLRLTGRGGGPIVGAPRGRSTSRGRGRGRGDGGFYQRSFDDVEGFGRGGREMHRSQSWEERGDRRFEKPGRKDPDAAPGHFQINHIRGNYEDGGTGLPRKHDFTRSESENWRTSRDDQNDGARPAGWREHPDQRRRFPFDAREDERGYRRPRSGSGSLDDERDSLPEWCLEDADEEAGTFDSSGAFLSLKKAPKEPILEEVELDFKPLDECEEALEEDSQPRETKEMETEAKREADRKELARLSEEAPPVAPPVAPPVLEPQAPIQSLSSTQPCRTEEPERPAERQPPLELHPEPCKVPLHVPMSNSMLESLPMTHISTTLAEISAPSPTIQLPQQKPIEVPVAMNNPLNFSSSIMAPIGRPSIVPHDTDEDEGLKHFEQEAEKMVAYLQDSGVDDDRLAAKTSEKPKPAGLPLTHEAALKWFYKDPQGEIQGPFSNQEMTEWFQAGYFTMSLLVKRGCDEVFQPLGEIMKIWGRVPFTPGPAPPPLQGDGDQERLKRQQELTALNLYQLQQLQYQYLLRQQYAQALAQQKAAALSSAPIQQQQQHQQQINLLLQQYQALKMRASESLLPPVTRSLSVPDSGSVWEMQNPSSQASCTPNLQAAQSTWDGSSVWDLPIDSLAQAPTIEQMQQLEKAKSAKLELERREAELRVKREEEERKRLEEALRARQEEERKRMEEEELARQKQEEALRRQREQEEAQRRQKEEEERLAQEEALRRLEERRREEEERKKREDFLRKQEEERRKQEELEALRKREEEKRAEEEAAAAAAAAALAQQQEEQKRREQEVQRLQELQRQRQQQQEALRRLQQQQQQQQQLAQMKLPSSSKWGQQTPNTINQTQNALSLAEIQKLEEERERQAREEQRRQQQELLKLQQQQALQQAQQSHAKLSGWGNMGKPPVVTKSLVEIQREEAQQMKQRKEQQQQQQQQHATVTQQTRTQNRTTSLSNSVWGAVTASSCTNWGSDSSSIWGDTHNSNMGFWDEAAKEAVPPPAPTKKGNAQKNNKGNANLSNSLSGRANKKVEEEEKLLKLFQGVNKSQQDTFMQWCEQTLHTLNTANNLDVPTFASFLKEVESPYEVHDYARAYLGDTPEAKDFAKQFLERRAKQNANQQKQAPQNQQQTLKQQQQQDSVWGGTGSSSLYQSNHTSGQQQPRFETVTSGKKKKKQKMVRADPSLLGFSVNASSERLNMGEIETLEDF; translated from the exons ATGGCTGAAACCCAGACACTTAACTTTGGACCAGAATG GCTCCGTGCCCTGTCTGGAGGTGGAGGCAGCGGTGGTGGTGGAAACAGCAATGCTGTTGCCTCTCCACCCCTCTCACCTGCATTGCCAAAGTATAAACTTGCAGATTATCGCTATGGGAGAGAAGAAATGTTAGCACTTTATGTAAAGGATAAcaag ATCCCTATAGACCTACAGGATAAGGAGTTCCTGCCCATATTGCAAGAGGAGCCCTTGCCACCTCTGGCACTCGTGTCCTTTACAGAGGAAGAACAG AGAAATTTTTCCATGTCCGTAAACAGTGCAGCTGTACTCCGACTGACAGGACGAGGAGGCGGACCCATAGTGGGGGCACCAAGAGGCAGAAGTACCTCAAGGGGTAGAG GCCGAGGAAGAGGAGATGGGGGATTTTACCAAAGAAGTTTTGATGATGTGGAAGGTTTTGGTcgtggagggagggagatgcATCGCTCCCAAAGCTGGGAAGAAAG GGGAGACAGAAGGTTTGAAAAGCCAGGTCGAAAAGACCCAG ATGCTGCTCCGGGACATTTTCAGATTAATCATA tcagaGGAAACTATGAAGACGGTGGAACAGGACTACCCCGGAAGCACGACTTTACACGCTCAGAGAGTGAGAACTGGCGTACGTCTCGTGATGATCAGaatg ATGGAGCTCGGCCAGCCGGGTGGCGGGAACACCCAGACCAACGTCGTCGCTTCCCATTTGATGCAAGAGAAGACGAGCGTGGCTATAGGAGGCCACGGTCAGGCAGCGGTAGCCTGGACGACGAGAGGGACAGTCTGCCAGAATGGTGTCTGGAGGACGCAGATGAGGAGGCAGGCACCTTTGACTCGTCAGgagcctttctctctctcaag AAAGCTCCCAAGGAGCCTATCCTGGAAGAGGTGGAACTTGACTTTAAACCCTTGGATGAGTGTGAAGAGGCTCTGGAGGAGGACAGTCAGCCAAGAGAGACCAAAGAGATGGAAACAGAGGCCAAAAGAGAAGCTGACAGAAAAG AGTTGGCCAGACTGTCAGAGGAAGCTCCACCTGTCGCTCCACCTGTTGCTCCCCCAGTCTTGGAGCCCCAGGCTCCTATCCAGTCTTTGTCCTCTACTCAGCCCTGCAGAACAGAAGAGCCTGAAAGGCCAGCTGAAAGACAGCCTCCCCTGGAGCTCCACCCAGAACCCTGCAAAGTCCCCCTGCACGTCCCCATGTCTAATAGCATGCTGGAGTCCCTTCCTATGACCCACATTTCCACGACACTTGCAG AAATATCTGCTCCATCACCCACCATCCAGCTACCACAACAGAAACCCATAGAGGTTCCTGTGGCAATGAACAATCCATTAAATTTCTCCTCAAGTATAATGGCACCTATTGGCAGGCCCTCCATTGTGCCACACGacactgatgaagatgagggaTTAAAACACTTTGAGCAA GAGGCAGAAAAGATGGTAGCATACCTACAAGACAGTGGAGTGGATGATGACAGACTTGCAGCAAAAACTTCAGAGAAGCCCAAGCCTGCAGGCCTACCACTTACCCACGAAGCTGCTCTTAAGTGGTTTTACAAAGATCCCCAGGGGGAGATACAGG GTCCATTCAGTAACCAGGAGATGACAGAGTGGTTTCAGGCTGGTTATTTCACAATGTCTTTATTAGTCAAAAGAGGGTGTGATGAAGTATTTCAGCCTCTGGGCGAGATCATGAAGATCTGGGGGAGGGTACCATTCACTCCTGGTCCTGCACCTCCACCACTACAG GGTGATGGTGATCAAGAGAGGTTGAAGAGGCAGCAGGAGCTCACTGCTCTCAACCTTTATCAGTTACAGCAGCTCCAATATCAATACCTCCTCAG GCAGCAGTATGCCCAGGCCCTGGCccagcagaaagctgcagctctcagctctGCCCCtattcaacagcagcagcagcaccaacagcagATCAACCTGCTTCTACAGCAATATCAGGCTCTTAAGATGAG AGCATCTGAAAGCCTCCTACCTCCTGTTACCCGATCCCTGTCTGTACCAGACTCTGGTTCTGTGTGGGAAATGCAGAACCCGTCCTCTCAGGCTTCCTGCACACCAAACCTCCAAGCTGCCCAAAGca CATGGGATGGCAGCAGCGTATGGGATTTACCCATAGACTCCCTGGCACAAGCTCCAACTATTGAACAGATGCAACAGTTAGAAAAGGCAAAGTCTGCAAAG cTGGAGCTTGAGAGGCGTGAGGCAGAACTGAGAGTCAAacgggaggaagaagagaggaaacGTTTGGAGGAAGCCCTTAGGGCTCGGCAGGAGGAGGAACGAAAACgcatggaggaagaggagctggcACGGCAAAAACAG GAGGAGGCACTGAGGCGGCAAAGGGAGCAAGAGGAGGCACAGCGGAggcaaaaagaggaagaggagagactgGCACAGGAGGAGGCTCTCCGAAGATTAGAAGAAAGgcgaagggaggaggaggagagaaaaaaacggGAAGACTTCCTGCGCAAACAG GAAGAGGAGCGCAGAAAGCAGGAGGAACTGGAGGCACTGCGGAAGCGTGAGGAGGAGAAGCgagcagaggaagaggcagcagccgctgcagcagcagctgctctggcccaacaacaggaggagcagaaaagAAGAGAGCAGGAGGTTCAAagactgcaggagctgcagagacagagacagcagcaacaagagGCCCTCAGGAgactgcagcaacagcagcagcagcagcagcagcttgcacAAATGAAG cttccatcctcttcTAAGTGGGGACAGCAGACACCCAACACCATAAACCAGACTCAGAATGCCCTGTCATTGGCTGAGATCCAGAAActagaagaagagagagagcgacagGCACGGGAAGAG CAACGACGTCAGCAACAAGAGCTGCTGAAACTACAGCAACAGCAGGCCCTGCAGCAGGCTCAGCAGTCCCATGCCAAGCTGTCTGGATGGGGGAACATGGGCAAACCACCAGTTGTTACCAAGTCTTTGGTAGAGATTCAGAGGGAGGAGGCCCAGCAGATGAAACAGCggaaggagcaacaacaacagcaacaacagcaacatgcCACTGTCACCCAACAGACCCGCACTCAAAACAGAACT ACGTCTCTGAGCAATTCAGTGTGGGGGGCTGTTACTGCCAGCAGCTGCACTAACTGGGGCTCAGACTCTAGCAGTATCTGGGGCGACACCCACAACTCAAACATGGGCTTTTGGGATGAGGCTGCGAAGGAGGCTGTCCCGCCACCTGCCCCCACCAAAAAAGGAAATGCACAGAAGAACAACAAGGGCAACGCCAACCTCAG TAATTCTTTGAGTGGGCGAGCCAATAAGAAAgttgaagaggaggagaagctgctAAAGTTGTTCCAAGGTGTCAATAAGAGCCAACAGGACACATTCATGCAGTGGTGTGAGCAAACCCTGCACACCCTCAACACAGCCAACAATCTGGATG TTCCTACATTTGCATCCTTCTTAAAAGAAGTGGAATCTCCATATGAGGTGCATGACTATGCCAGGGCTTACCTGGGGGACACTCCTGAGGCCAAGGACTTTGCCAAGCAATTTCTGGAACGTCGTGCCAAACAGAACGCTAACCAACAGAAACAGGCACCACAGAACCAACAGCAAACCctcaagcagcagcaacagcag GATTCTGTATGGGGAGGAACAGGATCTTCATCACTCTACCAGTCCAACCACACAAgtgggcagcagcagccacGCTTCGAGACCGTCACCtcagggaagaagaaaaagaagcagaagatgGTCCGGGCAGACCCCAGTCTTCTAG gtttttCTGTGAATGCGTCATCTGAGAGACTGAATATGGGAGAGATTGAAACGTTGGAGGACTTTTAA
- the snorc gene encoding protein SNORC → MVRSSSVCRVVVLVLFSLLVAFVQTETFADPASTSRDNQDTMSGEPPSDVTTKDPFQDMTEQSFTYDYEDSTHPQDEDAEEGVLGPGAITAIVIAVFLGASVLLALIVITLRKFTAS, encoded by the exons ATGGTTcgcagcagcagtgtctgcaGAGTCGTCGTCCTGGTTCTCTTCAGCCTTTTGGTAGCCTTTGTGCAGACAG AGACATTCGCAGACCCCGCCTCAACATCCAGGGACAACCAAGACACTATGTCAGGGGAGCCGCCAAGTGACGTCACCACCAAAGATCCCTTCCAGGACATGACGGAGCAGTCCTTCACCTACGACTATGAGGACAGCACACACCCTCAGGACGAGGACGCCGAAGAAG gggTTCTGGGGCCTGGCGCCATCACAGCCATAGTTATAGCAGTCTTCCTGGGAGCATCTGTCCTCCTCGCCCTCATCGTCATCACACTCAGGAAGTTCACCGCCTCCTAG